One Carassius auratus strain Wakin chromosome 16, ASM336829v1, whole genome shotgun sequence genomic window carries:
- the LOC113116080 gene encoding casein kinase II subunit alpha-like, which produces MSGPVPSRSRVYPDVNTQRPREYWDYESHVVDWGNQDDYQLVRKLGRGKYSEVFEAINITNNEKVVVKILKPVKKKKIKREIKILENLRGGPNIITLLDIIKDPVSRTPALVFEHVNNTDFKQLYQTLSDFDIRFYMYEILKALDYCHSMGIMHRDVKPHNVMIDHEHRKLRLIDWGLAEFYHPNQEYNVRVASRYFKGPELLVDYQMYDYSLDMWSLGCMLASMIFRKEPFFHGHDNYDQLVRIAKVLGTEDLYDYIDKYNIELDPRFNDILGRHSRKRWERFVHSENQHLVSTEALDFLDKLLRYDHQARLTAREAMDHPYFYPIVKDQGRGAPAAGMAASSTPVSSSSLMAGITSMTPSTQPNIANISAGSPVIPAPNTMATQVPTAAGAQP; this is translated from the exons ATGTCTGGCCCTGTCCCAAGTCGCTCTCGAGTTTACCCTGATGTAAACACACAGCGACCCAGAGAGTACTGGGACTATGAATCCCATGTGGTGGACTGGGG AAATCAAGATGACTATCAATTAGTGCGAAAGCTTGGTCGGGGAAAATACAGTGAAGTGTTTGAAGCCATAAACATCACTAACAATGAGAAAGTAGTCGTCAAAATACTCAAG ccagtgaaaaagaagaaaattaaacgagaaataaaaattctggaGAACTTGAGAGGAGGCCCCAACATAATAACGCTTTTAGACATCATAAAGGATCCTGTG TCCCGAACACCAGCACtggtttttgagcatgttaacaACACAGACTTCAAG CAACTGTATCAAACTTTATCAGACTTTGACATCCGCTTCTACATGTATGAAATTCTTAAG GCTCTCGACTACTGCCACAGTATGGGAATAATGCACAGAGACGTAAAGCCACACAATGTCATGATTGACCATGAGCACAGAAAG CTTCGTTTGATTGATTGGGGCTTGGCTGAGTTTTACCACCCCAACCAGGAGTACAATGTACGTGTGGCTTCCCGATATTTTAAAGGTCCTGAACTACTTGTGGACTATCAG ATGTATGACTACAGTCTGGACATGTGGAGTCTTGGATGCATGCTGGCCAGTATGATCTTCAGGAAGGAACCATTTTTCCATGGACATGACAACTATGACCAg TTGGTTCGGATTGCAAAGGTTCTGGGTACTGAGGACCTGTATGATTACATTGACAAATATAACATTGAGCTGGACCCACGCTTTAATGACATTTTGGGCAG ACACTCCCGGAAGAGATGGGAACGGTTTGTGCACAGTGAGAATCAGCACCTGGTCAGTACCGAGGCTCTGGATTTTCTGGACAAGCTGCTACGTTATGACCACCAGGCCCGACTGACGGCCCGTGAGGCCATGGACCACCCTTACTTCT atcCTATAGTTAAAGACCAAGGCAGAGGAGCGCCAGCTGCAGGAATGGCTGCTAGTTCCACACCTGTCAGCTCTTCTAGCTTGATGGCAG GCATCACCTCTATGACTCCGAGCACACAGCCCAACATCGCCAACATCAGCGCCGGCTCGCCCGTCATCCCTGCCCCAAACACAATGGCCACACAAGTGCCCACTGCCGCTGGAGCCCAGCCCTGA
- the LOC113116079 gene encoding uncharacterized protein LOC113116079 isoform X1 translates to MTLLSKSETCTRIKPHMAHEPFRRTSALTMKLTNICLTLLVFINAVHSAAMRDAFEMNLHLDHTDPTQLSEMDLATEKILDVLHPMDPTAECKDPEIVNSAGVLIDQDFSNTTPKPNLADLADVAEERSFESSNSDSRLAERTSIEDSRDGDSDKRLKLRTTLRDTHKALQEHYGNSAESMSMDRTVMDIDMTEDSNKHINEATVMEDISSQEMDRSEENGRYQPPRTRKMLEKHNSDTSRHNLDFMKEMDPIIQISAGRMNLKGQSGKPHDTDKPQQESHRRAMVLDSPESVDTPDRPDSEERGDDGRGTYQTHISGIKAKLNYAADQDTLDDSRELVDLIPGCTETSVEHPMEENNGLDAPNVDQKIQKVSMSYQNQLRKICPTKRIRASNNPRAQLDLDSPERVNSELLDRDISREMLEYMVVPL, encoded by the exons ATGACCCTATTGTCCAAATCAGAGACCTGCACTCGTATAAAGCCACACATGGCACATGAGCCCTTCAGAAGGACATCAGCACTCACCATGAAGCT GACCAACATCTGCCTGACTCTTCTAGTCTTTATAAACGCAGTACATTCAGCAGCTATGAGAG ATGCATTTGAAATGAATCTGCATCTTGACCACACTGATCCAACACAGCTCTCAG AAATGGATCTAGCAACAGAGAAAATTCTGGATGTTTTACATCCAATGGATCCGACTGCAG AATGTAAAGACCCAGAAATTGTCAACTCTGCTG GTGTTTTAATTGATCAAGACTTTTCCAATACAACACCCAAACCAAATCTGGCAGATCTTGCAG ATGTTGCTGAAGAGAGATCTTTTGAGAGTAGCAACTCAG ACAGCAGATTAGCAGAAAGAACATCAATCGAAGACAGCAGAG ATGGTGATAGCGACAAGAGGTTAAAGCTGAGAACAACACTCAGAG ACACACACAAGGCATTACAGGAGCATTATGGGAACTCAGCAG AGAGTATGAGTATGGACAGGACTGTCATGGACATAGACATGACTGAGGACTCAAACAAACATATTAATGAAGCAACAG TGATGGAGGACATTAGTAGTCAGGAAATGGACAGATCTGAAGAGAACGGGAGATACCAACCTCCAAGAACCCGGAAGATGTTAGAAAAACACAACTCTGACACAAGCAGACACAATCTGGACTTTATGAAAGAGATGGATCCCATAATTCAGATTTCTGCCGGTAGAATGAACCTCAAAGGCCAGtctggtaaaccacatgatactGATAAACCTCAGCAGGAGAGCCACAGAAGGGCAATGGTTTTAGACAGCCCAGAGTCTGTGGACACCCCAGATAGACCAGACAGTGAAGAACGTGGTGATGATGGTCGAGGAACGTATCAGACACACATCTCAG GAATCAAAGCGAAACTGAACTATGCCGCTGACCAGGACACACTGGACGACAGCAGGGAATTGGTCGATCTGATCCCAGGATGCACTGAAACATCTGTTGAACATCCCATGGAAGAGAACAACGGTCTGGATGCCCCTAATGTGGACCAGAAGATTCAGAAGGTCTCGATGAGCTATCAGAACCAGCTGAGGAAAATATGTCCCACTAAGAGAATACGAGCATCCAACAACCCAAGAGCACAGCTGGATTTAGATAGTCCAGAAAGAGTCAACAGTGAACTTTTGGACAGAGACATCAGCAGAGAGATGCTGGAATATATGGTGGTTCCTTTGTAG
- the LOC113116079 gene encoding uncharacterized protein LOC113116079 isoform X2, translated as MTLLSKSETCTRIKPHMAHEPFRRTSALTMKLTNICLTLLVFINAVHSAAMRDAFEMNLHLDHTDPTQLSEMDLATEKILDVLHPMDPTAECKDPEIVNSADFSNTTPKPNLADLADVAEERSFESSNSDSRLAERTSIEDSRDGDSDKRLKLRTTLRDTHKALQEHYGNSAESMSMDRTVMDIDMTEDSNKHINEATVMEDISSQEMDRSEENGRYQPPRTRKMLEKHNSDTSRHNLDFMKEMDPIIQISAGRMNLKGQSGKPHDTDKPQQESHRRAMVLDSPESVDTPDRPDSEERGDDGRGTYQTHISGIKAKLNYAADQDTLDDSRELVDLIPGCTETSVEHPMEENNGLDAPNVDQKIQKVSMSYQNQLRKICPTKRIRASNNPRAQLDLDSPERVNSELLDRDISREMLEYMVVPL; from the exons ATGACCCTATTGTCCAAATCAGAGACCTGCACTCGTATAAAGCCACACATGGCACATGAGCCCTTCAGAAGGACATCAGCACTCACCATGAAGCT GACCAACATCTGCCTGACTCTTCTAGTCTTTATAAACGCAGTACATTCAGCAGCTATGAGAG ATGCATTTGAAATGAATCTGCATCTTGACCACACTGATCCAACACAGCTCTCAG AAATGGATCTAGCAACAGAGAAAATTCTGGATGTTTTACATCCAATGGATCCGACTGCAG AATGTAAAGACCCAGAAATTGTCAACTCTGCTG ACTTTTCCAATACAACACCCAAACCAAATCTGGCAGATCTTGCAG ATGTTGCTGAAGAGAGATCTTTTGAGAGTAGCAACTCAG ACAGCAGATTAGCAGAAAGAACATCAATCGAAGACAGCAGAG ATGGTGATAGCGACAAGAGGTTAAAGCTGAGAACAACACTCAGAG ACACACACAAGGCATTACAGGAGCATTATGGGAACTCAGCAG AGAGTATGAGTATGGACAGGACTGTCATGGACATAGACATGACTGAGGACTCAAACAAACATATTAATGAAGCAACAG TGATGGAGGACATTAGTAGTCAGGAAATGGACAGATCTGAAGAGAACGGGAGATACCAACCTCCAAGAACCCGGAAGATGTTAGAAAAACACAACTCTGACACAAGCAGACACAATCTGGACTTTATGAAAGAGATGGATCCCATAATTCAGATTTCTGCCGGTAGAATGAACCTCAAAGGCCAGtctggtaaaccacatgatactGATAAACCTCAGCAGGAGAGCCACAGAAGGGCAATGGTTTTAGACAGCCCAGAGTCTGTGGACACCCCAGATAGACCAGACAGTGAAGAACGTGGTGATGATGGTCGAGGAACGTATCAGACACACATCTCAG GAATCAAAGCGAAACTGAACTATGCCGCTGACCAGGACACACTGGACGACAGCAGGGAATTGGTCGATCTGATCCCAGGATGCACTGAAACATCTGTTGAACATCCCATGGAAGAGAACAACGGTCTGGATGCCCCTAATGTGGACCAGAAGATTCAGAAGGTCTCGATGAGCTATCAGAACCAGCTGAGGAAAATATGTCCCACTAAGAGAATACGAGCATCCAACAACCCAAGAGCACAGCTGGATTTAGATAGTCCAGAAAGAGTCAACAGTGAACTTTTGGACAGAGACATCAGCAGAGAGATGCTGGAATATATGGTGGTTCCTTTGTAG
- the LOC113116079 gene encoding uncharacterized protein LOC113116079 isoform X4 — translation MTLLSKSETCTRIKPHMAHEPFRRTSALTMKLTNICLTLLVFINAVHSAAMRDAFEMNLHLDHTDPTQLSEMDLATEKILDVLHPMDPTAECKDPEIVNSADLADVAEERSFESSNSDSRLAERTSIEDSRDGDSDKRLKLRTTLRDTHKALQEHYGNSAESMSMDRTVMDIDMTEDSNKHINEATVMEDISSQEMDRSEENGRYQPPRTRKMLEKHNSDTSRHNLDFMKEMDPIIQISAGRMNLKGQSGKPHDTDKPQQESHRRAMVLDSPESVDTPDRPDSEERGDDGRGTYQTHISGIKAKLNYAADQDTLDDSRELVDLIPGCTETSVEHPMEENNGLDAPNVDQKIQKVSMSYQNQLRKICPTKRIRASNNPRAQLDLDSPERVNSELLDRDISREMLEYMVVPL, via the exons ATGACCCTATTGTCCAAATCAGAGACCTGCACTCGTATAAAGCCACACATGGCACATGAGCCCTTCAGAAGGACATCAGCACTCACCATGAAGCT GACCAACATCTGCCTGACTCTTCTAGTCTTTATAAACGCAGTACATTCAGCAGCTATGAGAG ATGCATTTGAAATGAATCTGCATCTTGACCACACTGATCCAACACAGCTCTCAG AAATGGATCTAGCAACAGAGAAAATTCTGGATGTTTTACATCCAATGGATCCGACTGCAG AATGTAAAGACCCAGAAATTGTCAACTCTGCTG ATCTTGCAG ATGTTGCTGAAGAGAGATCTTTTGAGAGTAGCAACTCAG ACAGCAGATTAGCAGAAAGAACATCAATCGAAGACAGCAGAG ATGGTGATAGCGACAAGAGGTTAAAGCTGAGAACAACACTCAGAG ACACACACAAGGCATTACAGGAGCATTATGGGAACTCAGCAG AGAGTATGAGTATGGACAGGACTGTCATGGACATAGACATGACTGAGGACTCAAACAAACATATTAATGAAGCAACAG TGATGGAGGACATTAGTAGTCAGGAAATGGACAGATCTGAAGAGAACGGGAGATACCAACCTCCAAGAACCCGGAAGATGTTAGAAAAACACAACTCTGACACAAGCAGACACAATCTGGACTTTATGAAAGAGATGGATCCCATAATTCAGATTTCTGCCGGTAGAATGAACCTCAAAGGCCAGtctggtaaaccacatgatactGATAAACCTCAGCAGGAGAGCCACAGAAGGGCAATGGTTTTAGACAGCCCAGAGTCTGTGGACACCCCAGATAGACCAGACAGTGAAGAACGTGGTGATGATGGTCGAGGAACGTATCAGACACACATCTCAG GAATCAAAGCGAAACTGAACTATGCCGCTGACCAGGACACACTGGACGACAGCAGGGAATTGGTCGATCTGATCCCAGGATGCACTGAAACATCTGTTGAACATCCCATGGAAGAGAACAACGGTCTGGATGCCCCTAATGTGGACCAGAAGATTCAGAAGGTCTCGATGAGCTATCAGAACCAGCTGAGGAAAATATGTCCCACTAAGAGAATACGAGCATCCAACAACCCAAGAGCACAGCTGGATTTAGATAGTCCAGAAAGAGTCAACAGTGAACTTTTGGACAGAGACATCAGCAGAGAGATGCTGGAATATATGGTGGTTCCTTTGTAG
- the LOC113116079 gene encoding uncharacterized protein LOC113116079 isoform X5: MTLLSKSETCTRIKPHMAHEPFRRTSALTMKLTNICLTLLVFINAVHSAAMRDAFEMNLHLDHTDPTQLSEMDLATEKILDVLHPMDPTAECKDPEIVNSADVAEERSFESSNSDSRLAERTSIEDSRDGDSDKRLKLRTTLRDTHKALQEHYGNSAESMSMDRTVMDIDMTEDSNKHINEATVMEDISSQEMDRSEENGRYQPPRTRKMLEKHNSDTSRHNLDFMKEMDPIIQISAGRMNLKGQSGKPHDTDKPQQESHRRAMVLDSPESVDTPDRPDSEERGDDGRGTYQTHISGIKAKLNYAADQDTLDDSRELVDLIPGCTETSVEHPMEENNGLDAPNVDQKIQKVSMSYQNQLRKICPTKRIRASNNPRAQLDLDSPERVNSELLDRDISREMLEYMVVPL; this comes from the exons ATGACCCTATTGTCCAAATCAGAGACCTGCACTCGTATAAAGCCACACATGGCACATGAGCCCTTCAGAAGGACATCAGCACTCACCATGAAGCT GACCAACATCTGCCTGACTCTTCTAGTCTTTATAAACGCAGTACATTCAGCAGCTATGAGAG ATGCATTTGAAATGAATCTGCATCTTGACCACACTGATCCAACACAGCTCTCAG AAATGGATCTAGCAACAGAGAAAATTCTGGATGTTTTACATCCAATGGATCCGACTGCAG AATGTAAAGACCCAGAAATTGTCAACTCTGCTG ATGTTGCTGAAGAGAGATCTTTTGAGAGTAGCAACTCAG ACAGCAGATTAGCAGAAAGAACATCAATCGAAGACAGCAGAG ATGGTGATAGCGACAAGAGGTTAAAGCTGAGAACAACACTCAGAG ACACACACAAGGCATTACAGGAGCATTATGGGAACTCAGCAG AGAGTATGAGTATGGACAGGACTGTCATGGACATAGACATGACTGAGGACTCAAACAAACATATTAATGAAGCAACAG TGATGGAGGACATTAGTAGTCAGGAAATGGACAGATCTGAAGAGAACGGGAGATACCAACCTCCAAGAACCCGGAAGATGTTAGAAAAACACAACTCTGACACAAGCAGACACAATCTGGACTTTATGAAAGAGATGGATCCCATAATTCAGATTTCTGCCGGTAGAATGAACCTCAAAGGCCAGtctggtaaaccacatgatactGATAAACCTCAGCAGGAGAGCCACAGAAGGGCAATGGTTTTAGACAGCCCAGAGTCTGTGGACACCCCAGATAGACCAGACAGTGAAGAACGTGGTGATGATGGTCGAGGAACGTATCAGACACACATCTCAG GAATCAAAGCGAAACTGAACTATGCCGCTGACCAGGACACACTGGACGACAGCAGGGAATTGGTCGATCTGATCCCAGGATGCACTGAAACATCTGTTGAACATCCCATGGAAGAGAACAACGGTCTGGATGCCCCTAATGTGGACCAGAAGATTCAGAAGGTCTCGATGAGCTATCAGAACCAGCTGAGGAAAATATGTCCCACTAAGAGAATACGAGCATCCAACAACCCAAGAGCACAGCTGGATTTAGATAGTCCAGAAAGAGTCAACAGTGAACTTTTGGACAGAGACATCAGCAGAGAGATGCTGGAATATATGGTGGTTCCTTTGTAG
- the LOC113116079 gene encoding uncharacterized protein LOC113116079 isoform X3 → MCVYVSFTSTFRKSCNFPFRSPSWLRTNICLTLLVFINAVHSAAMRDAFEMNLHLDHTDPTQLSEMDLATEKILDVLHPMDPTAECKDPEIVNSAGVLIDQDFSNTTPKPNLADLADVAEERSFESSNSDSRLAERTSIEDSRDGDSDKRLKLRTTLRDTHKALQEHYGNSAESMSMDRTVMDIDMTEDSNKHINEATVMEDISSQEMDRSEENGRYQPPRTRKMLEKHNSDTSRHNLDFMKEMDPIIQISAGRMNLKGQSGKPHDTDKPQQESHRRAMVLDSPESVDTPDRPDSEERGDDGRGTYQTHISGIKAKLNYAADQDTLDDSRELVDLIPGCTETSVEHPMEENNGLDAPNVDQKIQKVSMSYQNQLRKICPTKRIRASNNPRAQLDLDSPERVNSELLDRDISREMLEYMVVPL, encoded by the exons atgtgtgtttatgtttcaTTTACATCGACATTTAGAAAAAGTTGTAATTTTCCCTTTCGTTCTCCCTCCTGGCTCAGGACCAACATCTGCCTGACTCTTCTAGTCTTTATAAACGCAGTACATTCAGCAGCTATGAGAG ATGCATTTGAAATGAATCTGCATCTTGACCACACTGATCCAACACAGCTCTCAG AAATGGATCTAGCAACAGAGAAAATTCTGGATGTTTTACATCCAATGGATCCGACTGCAG AATGTAAAGACCCAGAAATTGTCAACTCTGCTG GTGTTTTAATTGATCAAGACTTTTCCAATACAACACCCAAACCAAATCTGGCAGATCTTGCAG ATGTTGCTGAAGAGAGATCTTTTGAGAGTAGCAACTCAG ACAGCAGATTAGCAGAAAGAACATCAATCGAAGACAGCAGAG ATGGTGATAGCGACAAGAGGTTAAAGCTGAGAACAACACTCAGAG ACACACACAAGGCATTACAGGAGCATTATGGGAACTCAGCAG AGAGTATGAGTATGGACAGGACTGTCATGGACATAGACATGACTGAGGACTCAAACAAACATATTAATGAAGCAACAG TGATGGAGGACATTAGTAGTCAGGAAATGGACAGATCTGAAGAGAACGGGAGATACCAACCTCCAAGAACCCGGAAGATGTTAGAAAAACACAACTCTGACACAAGCAGACACAATCTGGACTTTATGAAAGAGATGGATCCCATAATTCAGATTTCTGCCGGTAGAATGAACCTCAAAGGCCAGtctggtaaaccacatgatactGATAAACCTCAGCAGGAGAGCCACAGAAGGGCAATGGTTTTAGACAGCCCAGAGTCTGTGGACACCCCAGATAGACCAGACAGTGAAGAACGTGGTGATGATGGTCGAGGAACGTATCAGACACACATCTCAG GAATCAAAGCGAAACTGAACTATGCCGCTGACCAGGACACACTGGACGACAGCAGGGAATTGGTCGATCTGATCCCAGGATGCACTGAAACATCTGTTGAACATCCCATGGAAGAGAACAACGGTCTGGATGCCCCTAATGTGGACCAGAAGATTCAGAAGGTCTCGATGAGCTATCAGAACCAGCTGAGGAAAATATGTCCCACTAAGAGAATACGAGCATCCAACAACCCAAGAGCACAGCTGGATTTAGATAGTCCAGAAAGAGTCAACAGTGAACTTTTGGACAGAGACATCAGCAGAGAGATGCTGGAATATATGGTGGTTCCTTTGTAG